One region of Flavobacterium pisciphilum genomic DNA includes:
- the lon gene encoding endopeptidase La — protein sequence MSNHKILTIDNLSLQEFDSEAELIPLLTPEDEEEMNNEELPFSLPILPLRNTVLFPGVVIPISAGRDKSIKLINDANAGDKIIGVVSQINEEDEDPSKDDINKVGTVARILRVLKMPDGNITVILQGKKRFEIAEVISEEPYITANVKEVEETRPEKNDTEFNAIVDSIKELAIQIIKESPSIPSEATFAIKNIESQSFLINFVSSNMNLSVKEKQDLLSINGLKDRALETLRYMNVELQKLELKNDIQSKVRFDLDQQQREYFLHQQMKTIQEELGGVSQEEEMDEMSQKAKEKVWDEKTQKHFEKELSKMRRMNPQSPDFGIQRNYLELFLELPWGTFSKDNFDLKQAQKVLDRDHFGLEEVKKRMIEHLAVLKLRNDMKSPILCLTGPPGVGKTSIGRSVAEALGREYVRISLGGLRDEAEIRGHRKTYIGAMPGRIIQSLKKAGTSNPVFVLDEIDKLSNSNSGDPSSALLEVLDPEQNSAFYDNFLEMGYDLSKVMFIATSNNMSAIQPALKDRMEVIKMSGYTIEEKVEIARKHLFPKQLLAHGLTAKDLTIGKKQLEKIVEGYTRESGVRNLENKIAQVIRNAAKSVAMEEEYNKKVTDEDIVKILGVPRLERDKYESNDVAGVVTGLAWTSVGGDILFIESLISEGKGALTITGNLGTVMKESATIALEYIKANAKKLGLNPELFQKYNIHIHVPEGATPKDGPSAGIAMLTSLVSLLTQTKVKKNMAMTGEITLRGKVLPVGGIKEKILAAKRANIKEIILCHENKSDIDEIKPEYLEGLTFHYVKEMSEVLALALTDQKVKNAKELK from the coding sequence GAATTGCCTTTTTCATTACCAATTTTGCCTTTGCGCAACACTGTTTTATTTCCAGGAGTTGTTATTCCGATTTCTGCGGGTAGAGATAAATCTATAAAGCTTATAAACGATGCAAATGCTGGTGATAAAATCATTGGAGTTGTTTCTCAGATAAATGAAGAAGACGAAGATCCATCTAAAGATGATATCAATAAGGTAGGAACAGTTGCGAGAATTCTTCGTGTTCTAAAAATGCCTGACGGAAATATTACTGTTATTTTACAAGGTAAAAAGCGTTTTGAAATTGCAGAAGTAATTTCGGAAGAGCCATATATTACTGCAAATGTAAAAGAGGTTGAGGAAACACGTCCTGAGAAAAATGACACTGAATTTAATGCTATTGTTGATTCGATAAAAGAATTGGCAATTCAGATTATTAAAGAAAGCCCAAGCATTCCATCAGAAGCAACATTTGCTATTAAAAACATTGAAAGTCAGTCGTTTTTGATTAATTTTGTTTCATCGAATATGAATTTATCGGTAAAAGAGAAACAAGATTTATTATCGATAAATGGTTTAAAAGACCGAGCGCTTGAAACATTGCGTTACATGAACGTTGAGTTGCAAAAATTAGAATTGAAAAACGATATTCAATCGAAAGTTCGTTTTGATTTGGATCAGCAACAACGTGAATATTTCTTGCATCAGCAAATGAAAACCATTCAGGAAGAATTGGGAGGGGTTTCGCAAGAGGAAGAAATGGACGAAATGAGCCAGAAAGCCAAAGAAAAAGTTTGGGATGAGAAAACGCAAAAACATTTCGAGAAAGAATTGTCAAAAATGCGTAGAATGAATCCACAATCGCCAGATTTTGGTATTCAAAGAAACTATTTGGAGTTGTTTTTAGAATTGCCTTGGGGAACGTTCTCTAAAGATAATTTTGATTTAAAACAAGCTCAAAAAGTATTAGATAGAGATCATTTTGGTTTAGAAGAAGTAAAGAAAAGAATGATTGAACATTTGGCAGTTTTAAAATTGCGAAATGATATGAAATCACCGATCTTATGTCTAACAGGACCTCCGGGAGTTGGAAAAACATCTATAGGTAGATCTGTTGCTGAAGCTTTAGGAAGAGAATATGTGCGTATCTCTCTTGGTGGTTTACGTGATGAAGCAGAGATTCGTGGTCACAGAAAAACATATATCGGAGCAATGCCAGGTAGAATCATCCAAAGTTTGAAAAAAGCAGGGACTTCTAATCCAGTATTTGTTTTAGATGAAATCGATAAATTATCAAATAGTAATAGTGGTGATCCATCATCAGCTTTATTAGAAGTTTTGGATCCAGAACAAAACAGTGCTTTTTATGACAATTTCCTAGAAATGGGGTATGACCTATCAAAAGTAATGTTTATCGCTACTTCCAACAATATGTCGGCTATTCAACCAGCTTTAAAAGACAGAATGGAAGTAATTAAAATGTCTGGATATACTATAGAAGAGAAAGTTGAAATTGCACGCAAGCACTTGTTTCCAAAACAGCTTTTGGCTCATGGTTTAACTGCAAAGGATTTGACTATTGGTAAAAAGCAATTAGAAAAAATTGTTGAAGGATACACAAGAGAATCAGGTGTTCGTAATCTTGAAAATAAAATTGCTCAAGTAATTCGTAATGCAGCCAAATCGGTAGCAATGGAAGAAGAGTATAATAAAAAAGTAACCGACGAAGATATTGTTAAGATATTAGGGGTGCCAAGGTTAGAAAGAGATAAATACGAAAGTAATGATGTTGCTGGTGTAGTTACAGGACTTGCTTGGACAAGTGTTGGTGGAGATATTCTTTTTATAGAATCATTAATATCTGAAGGAAAAGGAGCTTTGACGATTACAGGGAATTTAGGAACTGTAATGAAAGAATCGGCTACAATTGCATTGGAATATATTAAGGCAAATGCTAAGAAATTAGGTTTGAATCCAGAATTGTTCCAAAAATATAATATTCATATACACGTACCAGAAGGAGCAACTCCTAAAGATGGTCCGAGTGCAGGTATTGCAATGTTGACTTCATTAGTGTCTTTATTGACGCAAACCAAAGTGAAGAAAAATATGGCAATGACTGGTGAGATTACTTTACGTGGAAAAGTATTACCAGTAGGAGGAATCAAAGAAAAAATATTAGCAGCCAAAAGAGCTAATATTAAAGAGATTATTTTATGTCATGAAAACAAAAGTGATATTGATGAAATTAAACCTGAATATTTAGAAGGGTTGACTTTTCATTACGTAAAAGAGATGAGTGAAGTTCTAGCACTGGCTTTAACAGATCAGAAAGTTAAAAATGCTAAAGAGTTGAAGTAA
- the porQ gene encoding type IX secretion system protein PorQ produces the protein MLKKLGFFYLFTFCAVSYGQIGGKYTYQFLNLMPSPRQAALGGKTITIYDDDVNQVLFNPATLNQDMSNHLALNYGSYYGEVTYGSGSYAYTYDQHLQTFQAGVTYVNYGSFDGYDENGQATSDFTGSEAALSFGYAYNIPYTDIHIGANAKLISSTLESYHSFGGALDLGMLYIDEKNDINWALVIRNIGTQFSTYSGIHEKLPLEVMAGVSQELENVPIRWHLTLENLQQWNLAFSNPERGTTNIDGTTTEEKVSFFNNALRHVIVGVELFPKRAFNFRVGYNFRRGEELRILEQRNFSGMSLGFGLKLNKLKFNYSYSRYSLGANTNLFGLTINFQD, from the coding sequence ATGCTGAAAAAACTGGGATTCTTTTATTTATTTACTTTTTGTGCCGTTTCTTACGGACAAATAGGAGGTAAATATACCTATCAGTTTTTGAATTTAATGCCTTCGCCAAGACAAGCAGCCTTAGGAGGTAAGACGATTACCATTTATGATGATGATGTGAATCAGGTTTTGTTTAATCCGGCAACTTTAAATCAGGATATGAGTAATCATCTTGCTTTAAATTACGGGAGTTATTATGGAGAAGTAACCTACGGAAGTGGTTCTTACGCTTATACGTATGATCAGCATTTGCAAACTTTTCAGGCAGGGGTTACTTATGTAAATTATGGGAGTTTTGATGGATATGACGAAAACGGTCAGGCTACTTCGGACTTTACAGGAAGTGAAGCAGCACTCTCTTTTGGTTATGCTTACAATATTCCATATACAGATATACATATAGGAGCAAATGCTAAATTGATTTCTTCTACTTTAGAGAGTTATCACTCTTTTGGAGGGGCGTTAGATTTAGGAATGCTTTATATCGATGAGAAAAATGATATAAATTGGGCTTTGGTTATTCGAAATATAGGAACTCAATTTAGTACCTATTCAGGGATTCATGAAAAATTGCCCTTAGAAGTAATGGCTGGGGTTTCGCAGGAATTGGAAAATGTGCCTATTAGATGGCATCTTACATTAGAGAATTTACAACAGTGGAATCTCGCTTTTTCAAATCCAGAGCGAGGTACAACAAATATAGACGGGACTACTACCGAAGAAAAGGTGTCTTTTTTTAATAATGCATTACGCCATGTAATCGTTGGAGTGGAACTTTTTCCTAAAAGAGCATTTAACTTTCGTGTAGGTTATAATTTTAGAAGGGGTGAAGAATTACGAATTTTAGAACAGCGTAATTTTTCTGGAATGTCACTAGGTTTTGGATTAAAATTGAATAAACTAAAGTTTAATTACTCTTACTCCAGATATAGTTTGGGAGCAAATACAAATCTTTTTGGATTGACGATTAATTTTCAAGATTAA